The Paraburkholderia fungorum genome window below encodes:
- a CDS encoding sodium:proton antiporter, translated as MTTGLPVSTILLITGFCLSLIGLWGMLTQRNILRIIIGFAVIDTGLHIVMVATGYITGGTAPIIDSALSKADAARRAIDPIPSALVVTAIVIGLSVTAVMLSFAIRLYAAKKTLSIDAFSESKW; from the coding sequence ATGACCACGGGCCTACCGGTTTCGACCATCCTTCTGATCACGGGCTTCTGTCTCTCGTTGATCGGTCTATGGGGAATGCTGACCCAGCGCAACATTTTGCGCATCATCATCGGCTTCGCGGTGATCGACACGGGGTTGCATATCGTGATGGTCGCGACCGGCTATATCACCGGCGGCACCGCGCCGATCATCGACTCGGCCTTGAGCAAAGCGGACGCCGCGCGGCGCGCGATCGATCCGATTCCGTCCGCGCTCGTGGTGACCGCGATCGTGATCGGACTGTCGGTAACGGCCGTGATGCTGTCGTTCGCGATTCGCCTTTACGCGGCCAAAAAGACGCTTTCCATCGACGCGTTCTCCGAGTCGAAATGGTAG
- a CDS encoding efflux transporter outer membrane subunit: MASLDNRNRSVPPTAFRSILRATCHASLASLFVAIVSGCSGSLRLDSPKTLPQNFNEGLSAATDTHASLTDEQLATWWMQFNDPALTQLIETAIRNNYDIAIAAARVDQARAGIRLARSQLLPSVGVGAQAASYHGGETALEFQEFLGINDLDAQFWRIGLQTQWEIDVFGRGRARLAAARASTLAAAGDAEAVRLGVIGGVADLYMTYRGLLQQRELLAQSRQIAADFVTIAEHSFKAGVVLSTDIDVASAGLAQVEARQQDVETAIAASQLGLENLCGVQPGELTTTLSSASGLPKPLPDIVPGQPVDLLMRRPDLIAARDRLFASVKQSDAARLNYWPTFSLSALLARNGWEIAGQGLGPSTFWLFGAAAAMPLIDFGARESQVESSDAQAQQALRAYEKAASGALFDVEQALSRLKRQEQLQQARNEEVARRGEVLRKTTRQFTVGDVGRLDIDQARIALLESQATLVREQVGQLQAQVALFRAMGGGWQPATSAVSASPPYPMPPVSQ, encoded by the coding sequence ATGGCAAGCCTTGATAACCGGAACCGCTCAGTGCCGCCTACCGCTTTTCGTTCGATCTTGCGTGCCACTTGCCATGCGTCGCTGGCTTCGCTGTTCGTCGCGATCGTATCGGGTTGCTCCGGTTCGCTGAGATTGGATTCGCCGAAGACGCTGCCGCAGAATTTCAACGAAGGCTTGTCGGCGGCAACGGACACGCACGCATCGCTAACCGACGAACAACTCGCCACGTGGTGGATGCAATTCAACGACCCGGCGTTGACGCAGTTGATCGAAACGGCGATCAGGAACAACTACGACATTGCCATTGCCGCGGCGCGGGTTGATCAGGCGCGCGCGGGCATACGTCTCGCTCGCTCGCAATTGTTGCCGTCGGTGGGCGTGGGTGCGCAGGCCGCGTCATATCACGGCGGAGAAACGGCGCTGGAGTTTCAGGAGTTTCTCGGCATCAACGATCTCGATGCGCAATTCTGGCGAATCGGTCTTCAGACCCAATGGGAGATCGACGTGTTCGGACGCGGACGTGCACGTCTTGCGGCAGCGCGAGCCTCGACGCTTGCAGCAGCCGGTGATGCGGAGGCCGTGCGGCTTGGTGTGATCGGTGGAGTGGCCGATCTTTATATGACGTATCGCGGGCTGTTGCAACAGCGGGAACTGCTTGCGCAAAGCCGTCAGATCGCCGCTGACTTCGTCACGATTGCCGAGCACAGTTTCAAGGCGGGCGTGGTGTTGAGCACGGATATCGATGTCGCAAGCGCAGGGCTCGCGCAAGTCGAGGCGCGTCAACAGGATGTCGAGACCGCTATCGCTGCTTCGCAGCTTGGGCTCGAAAATCTATGCGGCGTCCAGCCCGGTGAACTGACTACGACGTTGAGTTCGGCCAGCGGTTTGCCGAAGCCTTTACCGGATATCGTTCCCGGACAACCTGTCGATCTGTTGATGCGGCGACCCGATCTGATCGCCGCGCGAGACCGCCTGTTCGCAAGCGTGAAGCAATCGGATGCGGCGCGTCTGAATTACTGGCCGACCTTCTCGTTGAGCGCGCTGCTCGCACGCAATGGTTGGGAGATCGCTGGACAGGGGCTGGGGCCGAGTACGTTCTGGCTGTTCGGCGCAGCCGCCGCCATGCCGTTGATCGATTTCGGCGCGCGCGAATCGCAGGTGGAGTCATCGGATGCGCAGGCGCAACAGGCGCTCCGTGCGTATGAGAAAGCGGCATCCGGTGCACTATTCGATGTCGAGCAGGCATTGTCGAGATTGAAGCGCCAGGAGCAATTGCAGCAGGCACGCAATGAAGAGGTCGCACGTCGCGGCGAAGTGCTGCGAAAAACCACGCGTCAGTTCACGGTAGGCGACGTGGGGCGTCTGGATATCGACCAGGCGCGTATCGCGTTGCTCGAAAGCCAGGCGACGCTGGTGCGGGAGCAGGTCGGGCAGTTGCAGGCGCAGGTCGCCTTGTTCCGTGCGATGGGCGGCGGCTGGCAGCCGGCAACGTCTGCCGTTAGCGCATCGCCGCCGTATCCGATGCCGCCTGTTAGTCAGTAG
- a CDS encoding basic amino acid/polyamine antiporter, translating into MSSQVETKLSLPALTAMVVGSMVGAGIFSLPRNFARATGPLGAIIAWCVAGIGMYALARVFQALAERRPELDAGVFAYAREGFGDYAGFLSAFGYWMAGCFGNVSYWVLIKSTLGAFVPAFGDGNTATAIAVSSVGIWLFHLVMLRGVQSATLINTIVTVAKVIPIILFIGILIVLFRFDMFHANFWESGENALPASLFSQIRSTMLITVFVFVGIEGASVYSRYAKQRSHVGAATITGFIAVLCLLVLVTLLPYAVLPRADIAVMRQPSMAAVLGALLGPFGTVFIGGGLIVSILGAYLAWSLICAEVLFAAARTGTMPTIFSRQNERKLPVAAIWLTSSVVQLFVISTYWSNDAFSLMLNLTSSMALIPYFLVAAFGIKAARRDIEKGIEPQRALRRDYLIAAFATLYTVFLLFAGGAKFLMMSALLYAPGSMLFILARRERGLAVFTKAEWIIFVVAVCGALSALIGLVSGAIVV; encoded by the coding sequence ATGTCATCTCAAGTCGAGACAAAACTATCGCTGCCTGCATTGACCGCAATGGTCGTCGGATCGATGGTCGGTGCGGGAATCTTCTCGTTGCCGCGTAATTTTGCGCGCGCTACGGGACCGCTCGGCGCGATCATCGCGTGGTGTGTGGCGGGCATCGGCATGTATGCGTTGGCGCGGGTTTTTCAGGCGCTGGCCGAGCGACGCCCCGAACTCGACGCAGGCGTGTTCGCCTACGCGAGAGAAGGCTTCGGCGATTACGCAGGTTTCCTCTCCGCATTTGGCTACTGGATGGCGGGATGCTTCGGCAACGTGTCTTACTGGGTGTTGATCAAATCGACACTCGGCGCATTCGTCCCCGCATTCGGCGACGGCAATACCGCGACAGCGATCGCCGTGTCGTCTGTCGGCATCTGGCTATTTCATCTGGTGATGTTGCGAGGCGTGCAATCGGCCACGCTGATCAACACAATCGTAACCGTCGCGAAGGTGATTCCGATCATCCTGTTCATCGGCATCCTGATCGTGCTATTCCGCTTCGATATGTTTCATGCGAACTTCTGGGAGAGCGGCGAAAACGCGCTTCCGGCAAGCCTGTTTTCGCAGATTCGTTCGACGATGCTGATTACCGTATTCGTGTTCGTCGGCATTGAAGGTGCGAGCGTTTATTCCCGCTATGCAAAACAGCGCTCGCACGTCGGCGCGGCGACGATCACCGGTTTTATCGCCGTTTTGTGTCTGCTGGTGCTGGTCACGCTGTTGCCGTATGCGGTGCTCCCGCGCGCGGATATCGCCGTGATGCGTCAGCCTTCGATGGCTGCCGTATTGGGTGCGCTGCTCGGTCCGTTCGGCACGGTCTTTATCGGCGGCGGTCTGATCGTTTCGATTCTCGGTGCGTATCTCGCGTGGTCGCTGATCTGCGCCGAGGTGTTATTCGCCGCTGCGCGCACCGGCACGATGCCGACAATATTCTCGCGTCAGAACGAGCGCAAATTGCCGGTGGCCGCAATCTGGTTGACCAGTAGCGTGGTGCAGCTATTCGTCATCAGCACGTATTGGTCGAACGACGCGTTTTCGTTGATGTTGAATCTCACCAGTTCAATGGCGCTGATTCCCTATTTTCTGGTAGCTGCATTCGGCATCAAGGCTGCGCGTCGCGATATCGAAAAAGGTATCGAGCCGCAACGTGCATTACGCCGCGACTACCTGATCGCCGCGTTTGCGACGCTTTACACGGTGTTCCTGCTATTCGCAGGCGGAGCCAAATTTCTGATGATGTCGGCGTTGCTCTACGCGCCGGGCAGCATGTTGTTTATTCTGGCAAGGCGCGAGCGTGGCCTGGCCGTTTTCACGAAGGCTGAGTGGATCATATTCGTCGTTGCTGTCTGCGGCGCGCTTTCAGCGCTGATCGGTTTGGTCAGCGGCGCGATTGTGGTCTGA
- a CDS encoding complex I subunit 5 family protein, translating into MVAGLFHPLNIFILGLGGGFVMPLLYRLGKPWLTGGFFVALGGIVLVSGVSFFGLIEGGDTIEVLTAGALPPASINLRFGIWEGFFAFSVNMVALLGALHLWDRLRGNYAALLLYLILVMGIDGMVMTRDLFNLFVFLEIVSIATYGLLGLDRTPAALSAAFKYIIATVIASTFFLLGAVLLYYVSGTLNIDDLIAVRAQLNGPIAVTAVLLVFACLVIELKPFPANGWGLDVYETAPSGIAAMVSVGVSAGVFFALLKLLPLFEGQLGLIAISGGLTFLFSNLLALKQTKPQRVLGYSSIGQMGLLMLALSLLRQVGAEASIPLVVGGLFINHLFAKAGLFWLVGILKRHGDDAFAILSRSPLLIGLLGLFLVAIAGLPPFPAFWAKWELVMQLTIAGKPYWIALILTGSLLEAAYMFHWFVRALRPSDDEVKAGPDLVALFPLFCVAALLIAAGYAAASFSGAGSLWLFSPLIAGALFYAADRLPGRLKGILTLIVLALVGSWLASDAHGIAGLFAWLLLAGSFVIAAASLYRDDIRAGFYPMLVVLLLSIPALLRATTTLEFFYSWEIVTLSSCFLIAKCRNAGPHVLTFLLFSLLSAFCLLAGFAEVAALDGSIQLSALIRSGPDASRAFVLLAAGFLIKAGAIGVHVWLPGAYTEAEDDVTAMLSAVVSKVSMFGLLICTYLTIRSEVGLELAHVMAWIGMLTTIAGALMAVRQNDFKRLLAFSSMSQLGYIVTAIALMSHLGWVTALYLVANHMLVKGILFLALAGIIMRTGTRNFAETGGLARAMPFTFATVLIAIVSMSGLPPLMGFGGKWLLLSAMTDKGWYGLAVCGVLATFVGFLYMARIVGGLFFGPRRAEQADVVEAPLLLLLPQFVLVIGIVILSFFPKLLIEPVSAAIDPQFASTLVWGGMSLESIYGFWNPTPVVLVVLAVVAVLFAIVVLFYRSRRRQAESLSGFFSFYRPIFGRALPPIAQIFWRGVSHGALAAAAKIRLVYTGNAQTYALYVFGYFLVLYFASTGFGGGALR; encoded by the coding sequence ATGGTAGCCGGGCTGTTTCATCCGCTGAACATCTTCATTCTCGGGCTGGGTGGCGGCTTCGTGATGCCGCTGCTGTACCGGCTCGGCAAGCCGTGGCTGACGGGCGGATTCTTCGTCGCACTCGGCGGAATCGTGCTGGTCAGCGGCGTGTCGTTTTTCGGACTGATCGAAGGCGGCGACACCATCGAAGTCCTCACGGCGGGCGCACTGCCGCCTGCGTCGATCAATCTGCGCTTCGGCATCTGGGAAGGCTTCTTCGCGTTCAGCGTGAACATGGTGGCGCTGCTTGGCGCGCTGCATCTGTGGGACCGTCTGCGTGGCAATTACGCGGCGTTGCTGCTGTATCTGATTCTCGTGATGGGCATCGACGGCATGGTGATGACCCGCGATCTGTTCAATCTCTTCGTGTTTCTCGAGATCGTCTCGATTGCTACGTACGGCCTGCTCGGACTGGATCGCACACCGGCCGCGTTATCGGCGGCGTTCAAGTACATCATCGCAACGGTCATTGCGTCGACCTTCTTCCTGCTCGGCGCGGTGCTGCTCTATTACGTGAGCGGCACGCTGAACATCGACGACCTGATCGCGGTCCGCGCCCAACTCAACGGACCGATTGCGGTCACTGCCGTACTGCTCGTTTTCGCCTGCCTTGTCATCGAGCTCAAGCCGTTTCCGGCGAACGGCTGGGGACTCGACGTCTACGAAACCGCGCCGAGCGGCATCGCGGCGATGGTGTCGGTCGGCGTATCCGCGGGCGTGTTTTTCGCGTTGCTCAAGTTGCTGCCTTTGTTCGAAGGTCAACTCGGTCTGATCGCGATCTCGGGCGGGTTGACCTTCCTGTTTTCAAATCTGCTCGCACTTAAACAGACGAAGCCTCAACGTGTACTCGGCTATTCGTCGATTGGACAGATGGGACTTTTGATGCTCGCGCTCTCACTGCTTCGGCAAGTCGGCGCGGAAGCTTCGATTCCACTGGTGGTCGGCGGTCTGTTCATCAATCACCTGTTCGCGAAGGCGGGACTGTTCTGGCTCGTCGGCATATTGAAACGACACGGCGACGACGCGTTCGCGATCCTGTCGCGCAGTCCGTTGCTGATCGGGCTGCTCGGGCTCTTTCTCGTAGCGATTGCCGGGCTACCGCCCTTCCCCGCTTTTTGGGCGAAGTGGGAACTCGTAATGCAGTTGACCATTGCCGGCAAGCCCTATTGGATCGCGCTGATTCTGACCGGCTCGCTGCTCGAAGCCGCCTACATGTTTCACTGGTTCGTGCGCGCACTGCGTCCATCGGATGACGAGGTGAAAGCCGGTCCCGATCTGGTTGCGCTATTCCCGCTCTTTTGTGTCGCGGCCCTTCTGATTGCGGCTGGTTACGCCGCCGCGTCGTTCTCGGGCGCGGGATCGCTATGGCTCTTTTCTCCGCTGATAGCCGGTGCGCTGTTCTACGCAGCGGACCGTTTGCCGGGCCGCCTGAAAGGCATCTTGACGTTGATCGTGCTCGCACTCGTGGGCTCATGGCTCGCGTCGGACGCGCACGGCATCGCCGGACTTTTCGCATGGCTTTTGCTGGCGGGGAGCTTCGTGATCGCGGCGGCCAGTCTCTATCGCGACGATATTCGCGCAGGCTTTTATCCGATGCTCGTGGTTCTTCTGCTTTCGATCCCCGCGTTGCTGCGTGCGACGACCACGCTCGAATTTTTCTATAGCTGGGAAATCGTCACGCTGTCATCGTGTTTCCTGATCGCAAAATGCAGGAATGCTGGACCACATGTACTGACCTTCCTGCTGTTTTCGCTGCTGTCCGCGTTCTGCCTGCTTGCCGGTTTCGCGGAAGTCGCGGCGCTCGACGGCAGCATCCAGCTCTCCGCGCTGATCCGGTCGGGACCGGACGCAAGCCGCGCGTTTGTGCTGCTGGCAGCGGGTTTTCTGATCAAGGCGGGCGCAATCGGCGTGCATGTGTGGCTGCCCGGCGCGTACACCGAAGCCGAAGACGACGTGACCGCGATGCTATCGGCAGTAGTCAGCAAGGTGTCGATGTTCGGGTTGCTGATCTGCACGTATCTGACGATACGCTCGGAAGTCGGACTGGAACTGGCGCACGTGATGGCGTGGATTGGCATGCTCACCACCATTGCAGGCGCGCTGATGGCGGTCAGACAAAACGACTTCAAGCGACTGCTCGCGTTTTCGAGCATGAGTCAGCTTGGCTACATCGTCACCGCGATTGCGTTGATGAGTCATCTCGGCTGGGTCACGGCGCTTTATCTGGTTGCGAATCACATGCTGGTGAAGGGCATTCTGTTTCTCGCGCTCGCCGGGATCATCATGCGCACGGGTACCCGCAACTTCGCGGAAACCGGTGGACTCGCGCGCGCCATGCCGTTCACGTTCGCGACGGTGCTGATCGCGATTGTGTCGATGTCGGGCTTGCCGCCGCTGATGGGTTTCGGCGGAAAGTGGCTGCTGCTGAGCGCGATGACCGACAAGGGCTGGTACGGACTCGCCGTGTGCGGCGTGCTCGCAACGTTCGTCGGCTTTCTTTATATGGCGCGGATTGTCGGCGGACTTTTTTTCGGGCCGCGCCGCGCGGAACAAGCCGATGTCGTCGAAGCACCGCTTCTGCTGCTTTTGCCGCAATTCGTCCTGGTGATCGGCATCGTGATTCTTTCGTTTTTCCCGAAGCTACTGATCGAACCGGTGTCGGCGGCAATCGACCCGCAGTTCGCTTCGACACTGGTATGGGGAGGGATGTCGCTCGAAAGCATTTACGGATTCTGGAACCCGACACCTGTCGTGCTTGTGGTGCTCGCCGTGGTCGCCGTACTGTTCGCTATCGTCGTGCTGTTCTATCGCAGCCGACGCCGCCAGGCCGAAAGCCTGTCGGGCTTTTTCAGCTTCTATCGGCCGATATTCGGTCGCGCATTGCCGCCGATTGCGCAGATCTTCTGGCGCGGCGTTTCACACGGCGCACTCGCGGCAGCGGCGAAAATACGCCTCGTGTACACCGGCAATGCGCAAACTTACGCGCTCTATGTATTCGGCTATTTCCTTGTGCTCTATTTCGCAAGCACAGGATTCGGTGGCGGCGCTTTGCGATAA